One window of the Oncorhynchus mykiss isolate Arlee chromosome 5, USDA_OmykA_1.1, whole genome shotgun sequence genome contains the following:
- the gpr88 gene encoding probable G-protein coupled receptor 88, translating into MQNDSAQLADCDVGHDAKISLATLYSLMCLFGTILNLLVVYLVVTFKKLRTASNAFIVNGCIADLLVCAFWMPHEAVGIYSGSPFPTGYQAFKDALLFLGITVSLLSHSLIAVNRYVLITKSPVTYLSIYQKRRTEWMISASWLSALGFILPWITSLRYPQEGCSYLPASAASLLKGGKPIFSDPFAAGTLALTIIGQTMVVLYCYLKIFRRVQISVKRVSILHFPIVNNLPYSFPRKDKRLGFYVLAVCFIFILTTQPLFWVLSIALFTTVPLALRTCSWMFFCTLFVTNPFLYTWKNEEFRKSFRSVLKGEFWRGSTVGVEPITINTISHLLPRQNSRRAFLAEIN; encoded by the coding sequence ATGCAAAACGACTCGGCGCAACTGGCAGACTGCGATGTGGGACACGATGCCAAAATCAGTCTTGCGACACTCTATTCTCTCATGTGCCTGTTTGGGACCATTTTAAACCTTTTGGTTGTCTACCTGGTCGTGACATTTAAGAAACTTCGGACGGCTAGCAATGCGTTTATTGTGAACGGCTGTATAGCCGACCTGTTGGTGTGCGCATTTTGGATGCCGCACGAGGCGGTGGGAATTTATTCTGGAAGCCCTTTCCCGACTGGGTACCAAGCCTTCAAAGATGCGCTCTTATTTCTCGGCAtcactgtctctcttctctcccattcCCTGATCGCCGTCAACCGATACGTGTTGATTACCAAATCACCAGTGACCTATCTGTCAATCTACCAAAAAAGACGCACAGAATGGATGATAAGCGCTTCGTGGCTTTCGGCGCTGGGATTTATTTTACCCTGGATCACATCTTTACGGTACCCACAGGAAGGATGCTCATATCTCCCGGCTTCCGCAGCATCACTGCTCAAAGGAGGGAAGCCCATTTTCTCTGACCCATTTGCAGCTGGTACCCTGGCGTTGACTATTATTGGTCAGACAATGGTTGTTCTGTATTGCTATTTAAAAATCTTTCGAAGGGTGCAGATCAGTGTGAAGAGGGTCAGCATATTACATTTTCCTATAGTAAATAACCTTCCATATTCGTTCCCCAGAAAGGACAAACGTTTGGGGTTCTACGTGTTGGCAGTGTGTTTCATATTCATACTCACTACACAGCCTCTTTTCTGGGTGTTATCAATAGCACTTTTTACCACAGTGCCATTGGCACTAAGGACTTGTTCTTGGATGTTTTTCTGCACTCTCTTTGTTACAAACCCATTTCTCTACACTTGGAAGAACGAGGAGTTTAGAAAATCTTTCAGATCCGTGCTCAAGGGAGAATTTTGGAGAGGGTCTACAGTTGGGGTTGAGCCCATCACAATTAATACAATATCTCACCTTCTGCCGAGACAAAACAGTAGAAGGGCATTTTTGGCTGAGATAAATTGA